Within Kineothrix sp. MB12-C1, the genomic segment ATGCCAGATAATACGCAAATCCAAAGGCGAATACAAATCCCGAAAAAGTAGTGAGATTCACCCATTCACTAACAACTTTCCACCCCGGCTCCTGCCCAAAGTCACAGAAAAACTGTAAACAATGGGCAAATACCATCTGTATTACCAAGATTCCTTTGAAGAAATCCAGCCTATTATCTCTCATTTTCCGGTTTCCACCTGCCTTCGTTAATAGCACGAATAATTTCTACCGGAATCTTGGGCTTTCTATCATAAGTGCACAGCCCGTTAATCTCCTGCTCCACATCCGTTATTTCTGTATAACAGAAGCCTTGTACATGTTCGGACTTAAGCAGCGGACTTATCACATCATGGTACCTCTTCGCAAAGTCTTCATCGGAAGTAGCGCTGGAATATCCCCAACCCTCCCAGTTGCCCTTTTTATAAGAGATTCCTCCGAATTCAGTAACTAATACCGGTTGCCCTTTGTATTCCCAGCCATGCGCAAACAGAGGTCTGCCCCCCGGTGCATACTGAAGAACATTCTCTAACGTACGATATCTTTCCTTTAATATTTCCTTATTCCATTCGTAATCGTGAATGGTAACAAGATCGCTGCACGTATGCTCCCATCCATCATTAGAAATCACCGGTCTGGTCTGATCCAACGACTTGGTAATATGAACCATAGCTGCACTGTGGCTTTGCTCTTCCTTCTTATCTTTAATATGGAACACTCCCCAAGATTCATTAAGAGGTGTCCAAACTACAATACACGGATGATTATAATCCCGGAAGATTTCATCCATCCATTCATCCGTAATTCTCTTTACATACTTTCTGGAATAAACATAAGCTGCCGGAAGTTCTCCCCACACGAGAAAACCCATTTTATCCGCATGATATAAGAATCTCGGATCTTCAATCTTCTGGTGCTTTCTAACGCCGTTGAATCCCATGGATTTCGCCAGCTCAATATCCTTAATAAAAGCTTCGTCCGTGGGGGCCGTTAGCAGAGAGTCTTCCCAATATCCTTGATCCAACAGAAGCTTCTGATAATAAGGGCGATTATTTAAAAGAAACTTTCCATTCTCTATCGATACTTTTCGCAGCCCGAAGTAAGAGGATACTGTATCCGCTTCCCTATCACCTTCATATACCACAAATTTCACATCGAACAGTCTC encodes:
- a CDS encoding glycoside hydrolase family 2 protein — its product is MNIPRNEYPRPQFVREEWLSLNGNWEFSFDVDNFDQNITVPYVYQSKLSGIGINEPHEVVWYRKKIDLPKEMLGKEIILHFGAVDYSCKVWVNGVFITEHIGGHIGFEVNITDALKDEDNTVVVQVTDAPSDLEIPRGKQYWKDNSEGIFYTRSTGIWQSVWIEAVDKVHLSRVFLTPDLDYAQLGVQYELSSDKATKLRTEIYYEKELMAVNTTDLLRKEGSFKVFLDQQLLKCWNMQEDLVWTPENPRLFDVKFVVYEGDREADTVSSYFGLRKVSIENGKFLLNNRPYYQKLLLDQGYWEDSLLTAPTDEAFIKDIELAKSMGFNGVRKHQKIEDPRFLYHADKMGFLVWGELPAAYVYSRKYVKRITDEWMDEIFRDYNHPCIVVWTPLNESWGVFHIKDKKEEQSHSAAMVHITKSLDQTRPVISNDGWEHTCSDLVTIHDYEWNKEILKERYRTLENVLQYAPGGRPLFAHGWEYKGQPVLVTEFGGISYKKGNWEGWGYSSATSDEDFAKRYHDVISPLLKSEHVQGFCYTEITDVEQEINGLCTYDRKPKIPVEIIRAINEGRWKPENER